A window of the Butyricimonas virosa genome harbors these coding sequences:
- the glpK gene encoding glycerol kinase GlpK has translation MKADKYVLALDQGTTSSRAVLFNHDGNIIAMAQKPIEQHYPHPAWVEHDPNEIWYSQSSVAAEAVAKANLTGLDIACIGITNQRETTIVWDRETSLPVYRAIVWQDRRTADICRELQENGYTDMIREKTGLIIDAYFSATKIKWILDNIEGVRERAEKGKLCFGTVDSWLVWKFTHGRVHVTDVSNASRTMLFNIHTQKWDKELLDLFNIPESMLPEVKSSSEIYSETATTLFSTKIPIAGIAGDQQAALFGQLCIEPGMTKTTYGTGCFMVMNTGNEVITSENNLLSTIAWKIGNTVTYALEGSVFVGGAAIQWLRDGINLIQNAAQSEALATSVPDNGGVYFVPALTGMGAPYWDQYARGAMLGLTRGTTPAHITRATLEGIAFQVYDILKAMEHDTKRTSPEMRVDGGAVANNFLMQFQSDICRETVIRPKILETTALGAAYLAGLATGYWRDTEELRQQWSIDREFTPIDTEEHVNAMLHKWHKAVERARAWEELGEE, from the coding sequence ATGAAAGCAGACAAATATGTACTTGCACTAGACCAAGGAACAACTTCTTCCCGGGCCGTGCTATTCAATCATGATGGCAATATCATCGCCATGGCTCAAAAACCGATCGAGCAACATTATCCTCACCCTGCTTGGGTGGAACATGACCCGAACGAGATCTGGTACTCGCAATCGTCTGTTGCGGCTGAAGCTGTTGCCAAAGCAAACCTTACAGGACTTGACATTGCTTGTATCGGGATCACGAATCAACGTGAAACCACCATCGTGTGGGATCGGGAGACTTCCCTTCCGGTTTATCGTGCAATCGTGTGGCAAGACCGACGTACAGCGGATATTTGCCGTGAATTACAAGAAAACGGATATACCGATATGATCCGTGAGAAAACAGGTTTGATCATTGACGCCTATTTCTCCGCCACCAAAATCAAATGGATTCTCGACAATATCGAAGGAGTACGGGAAAGAGCCGAAAAAGGAAAACTATGTTTCGGAACCGTTGATAGCTGGCTAGTTTGGAAATTCACTCACGGACGAGTACACGTTACCGATGTCAGCAACGCATCGCGTACCATGCTTTTCAACATACATACCCAGAAATGGGATAAAGAACTTCTTGATCTGTTCAACATCCCGGAATCCATGTTACCGGAAGTAAAAAGTAGTAGCGAGATTTATTCAGAAACTGCAACTACGTTATTTTCAACTAAAATTCCAATCGCAGGCATCGCAGGAGACCAACAAGCCGCCCTATTCGGCCAACTCTGTATCGAACCGGGCATGACGAAAACCACCTATGGAACAGGATGCTTCATGGTGATGAACACCGGAAACGAGGTGATCACTTCCGAAAATAACTTATTGAGCACGATTGCTTGGAAGATCGGAAATACGGTGACCTATGCTCTCGAAGGAAGTGTTTTCGTGGGAGGTGCTGCCATACAATGGTTACGCGATGGTATTAACTTAATTCAAAATGCCGCTCAAAGTGAGGCTTTAGCAACTTCTGTTCCGGATAACGGCGGAGTCTATTTCGTCCCCGCACTCACGGGAATGGGAGCTCCTTACTGGGACCAGTACGCCCGTGGAGCTATGTTGGGTCTCACGAGAGGAACAACTCCCGCACATATAACCCGGGCCACTCTTGAAGGCATCGCTTTCCAAGTCTATGACATTTTGAAAGCCATGGAACACGATACGAAACGTACCTCTCCGGAAATGCGAGTAGACGGAGGAGCCGTGGCTAATAACTTCTTGATGCAGTTCCAAAGTGACATTTGCCGGGAAACCGTGATTCGTCCAAAAATTCTTGAAACAACAGCTCTAGGAGCCGCGTATCTGGCCGGATTAGCCACCGGATACTGGCGAGACACGGAAGAATTACGCCAACAATGGAGTATCGATCGGGAATTTACCCCCATTGACACGGAAGAACATGTGAACGCCATGCTCCACAAATGGCATAAAGCCGTCGAGCGTGCAAGAGCCTGGGAAGAACTAGGTGAAGAATAA
- a CDS encoding nitroreductase family protein, producing MKKWNTFYLLLVVVLAIVILKTSCMEDQKQDEATLKSKAVLENISERKSVRKYLSKSVEEDKIDAMLKAGMAAPSGMDRRPWEFVVVTDRVTLDSMAAKLPYAKMLTSVPLAIVVCGDTTLSSYWYLDCSAATQNILLAAEALGLGAVWTAAYPYEDRIDVVRQNTGLPENIVPLCVIPIGYPDGPQKAKDKFDSKRVHRNTY from the coding sequence ATGAAGAAATGGAATACCTTTTACCTGTTGCTTGTCGTAGTATTGGCAATTGTAATTTTGAAAACATCGTGTATGGAAGATCAGAAACAAGATGAGGCTACTTTGAAATCAAAGGCTGTTCTGGAAAATATCTCCGAGCGGAAAAGTGTTCGGAAGTATTTGAGTAAGAGTGTAGAGGAAGATAAGATCGATGCTATGTTGAAGGCCGGAATGGCGGCACCTTCTGGCATGGATAGACGTCCGTGGGAATTTGTTGTCGTGACGGATCGAGTGACACTTGATTCCATGGCAGCGAAATTGCCTTATGCTAAAATGTTGACAAGTGTTCCGTTGGCTATTGTTGTTTGTGGAGACACGACGCTTTCTTCCTATTGGTACTTGGATTGCTCGGCGGCAACGCAGAATATATTGCTGGCAGCTGAGGCTTTGGGGCTTGGTGCTGTGTGGACGGCGGCTTATCCTTATGAAGATCGAATTGATGTTGTACGGCAGAATACGGGATTACCAGAGAATATAGTGCCTCTTTGCGTGATTCCGATCGGTTATCCGGATGGTCCGCAAAAAGCAAAAGATAAATTTGATTCGAAACGGGTACATAGGAATACATACTAA
- the gltX gene encoding glutamate--tRNA ligase: MDRKVRVRFAPSPTGALHLGGVRTALFNYLFARHHGGDFLLRIEDTDQTRYVPGAEEYIIESLKWCGLTVDEGVGVGGEYGPYRQSERKPLYKQYALQLVESGNAYYSFDTAEELNAQRAACEAKGETFMYNAISRKNMKNSLTMSAEEVKTLLDSEANYVIRFKMPENEDLYLHDIIRGEVHFNTSLLDDKVLFKADGMPTYHLANIVDDHLMKISHVIRGEEWLPSLPLHVLLYRAFGWEDTMPEFAHLPLILKPVGNGKLSKRDGNKMGFPVFPMEFTDPETGEKWHGYKEDGYLPEAFINMLALLGWNPGTEQEIFTLQELCDQFSLERVNKSGARFNPDKAKWFNHKYLVQKSDTELAVQLNEFLVKDGISYDITKLEKICRLLKERANFVADIYNSSQYFYHAPQAYDEKGVKKSWKEETPVLMQELIEVLEKVTDFTSPNTEEAVKEWVAGKEIGFGKIMNPFRLAIIGSADGPHMFDIIEILEKEETLTRLHRIISTLK, from the coding sequence ATGGATAGAAAAGTACGAGTAAGATTTGCTCCCAGTCCTACAGGAGCCCTCCATCTAGGAGGTGTGAGAACAGCTCTTTTCAATTATTTATTTGCCCGTCATCACGGGGGTGATTTTTTATTACGAATTGAAGACACGGATCAAACCCGCTACGTGCCGGGTGCCGAAGAATATATTATCGAATCATTAAAATGGTGCGGTCTCACCGTCGATGAAGGTGTCGGCGTGGGAGGAGAATACGGCCCCTATCGTCAAAGCGAGCGTAAACCGCTTTATAAACAATACGCCCTACAACTCGTGGAATCAGGGAATGCTTATTATTCTTTTGACACCGCAGAAGAACTTAACGCACAACGGGCAGCCTGCGAGGCAAAAGGCGAAACATTCATGTACAACGCCATCAGCCGGAAAAACATGAAGAACTCGCTAACCATGAGCGCTGAAGAAGTGAAAACATTGTTGGATAGCGAGGCAAACTACGTGATTCGTTTCAAAATGCCGGAAAACGAAGATCTTTATCTACATGATATTATCCGGGGTGAGGTACATTTTAACACCTCTCTACTTGACGATAAAGTTTTGTTCAAGGCTGACGGAATGCCTACTTATCACCTAGCAAACATCGTTGACGATCATTTGATGAAAATATCCCACGTGATCCGCGGAGAAGAATGGCTACCTTCTCTCCCATTACACGTTTTATTATACCGTGCTTTCGGCTGGGAAGATACAATGCCTGAATTCGCTCACTTACCATTAATTCTGAAACCCGTGGGCAACGGAAAGCTAAGCAAGCGCGATGGAAACAAAATGGGATTCCCGGTATTCCCGATGGAATTCACAGATCCCGAAACCGGAGAAAAATGGCACGGGTACAAGGAAGACGGTTACTTGCCAGAAGCGTTCATCAATATGCTGGCTCTATTAGGATGGAATCCCGGAACGGAACAGGAAATCTTCACGTTACAGGAATTGTGTGATCAATTCTCGCTAGAACGTGTGAACAAATCCGGAGCCCGCTTCAACCCGGATAAAGCCAAATGGTTTAATCACAAATATCTAGTACAAAAAAGCGACACGGAACTAGCCGTTCAGTTAAATGAATTCCTAGTAAAAGACGGGATTTCTTATGACATAACGAAACTGGAAAAGATTTGTCGCCTTTTGAAAGAAAGAGCCAACTTCGTTGCAGACATTTACAATTCATCCCAGTATTTCTATCACGCCCCTCAAGCTTACGATGAAAAAGGCGTGAAGAAAAGCTGGAAAGAAGAAACTCCGGTGCTCATGCAGGAATTGATCGAAGTGCTGGAAAAAGTGACTGATTTCACCTCTCCCAACACGGAAGAAGCCGTGAAAGAATGGGTTGCAGGCAAAGAAATCGGGTTCGGTAAAATCATGAATCCTTTCCGACTGGCCATTATCGGTTCTGCCGATGGCCCGCATATGTTTGATATTATTGAAATTCTAGAAAAAGAAGAAACTTTAACACGTCTTCATCGTATTATATCAACACTGAAATAA
- a CDS encoding 1-acyl-sn-glycerol-3-phosphate acyltransferase, which yields MTSDSQFNAIRPYIGEEIPAAVERLSQAEEFLTLFSQMTRVDKSKIQEQLKGITSREQFQAQFFGPTIQRLIAGTTQGVTATGLEYIEKDKSYLFVSNHRDIILDSAILNVLLCERGCHYCEAAIGSNLLINKWVTDLVKLDACFIIERGLPVRDMITSANLRSHYLRDVIYENKDSVWIAQKEGRTKNGDDRTQHSLLKMFRMSGPKDFVENFKELRVVPVSISYEWEPCDDLKTDELYQKTVGEYVKTPAADMRSMQQGLSGFKGRVHFAITPPIDHELIEIDEQANNGDRIAELAAFMDARIQGNFKLWPNNYIAYDLLHSTNKFASKYNEEEKENFIRVMAEKLEKLEGNRSILNNIFLEIYANPVKNSIEHNYSSPICE from the coding sequence ATGACTTCGGATTCCCAATTTAACGCAATCAGACCCTATATTGGAGAAGAAATTCCAGCAGCTGTAGAGCGCCTGAGCCAAGCAGAAGAATTTTTGACTCTTTTCTCCCAAATGACAAGGGTTGATAAAAGCAAAATACAAGAACAATTAAAAGGCATCACGAGCAGAGAGCAATTTCAAGCTCAATTCTTTGGCCCGACGATTCAACGGTTAATCGCCGGAACAACCCAAGGAGTTACAGCTACCGGATTGGAATACATTGAGAAAGATAAGAGTTATCTTTTCGTATCCAACCACCGGGACATCATCCTAGACTCTGCCATCCTCAACGTGCTATTGTGCGAGCGAGGCTGCCATTACTGCGAGGCTGCCATCGGGAGTAATCTATTGATCAATAAATGGGTGACCGATTTGGTTAAACTGGATGCTTGTTTCATCATTGAACGCGGCCTTCCGGTGAGAGATATGATTACCAGCGCCAATCTACGTTCCCACTACTTGCGGGATGTCATTTATGAAAATAAAGATTCTGTCTGGATTGCACAAAAAGAAGGACGTACAAAGAATGGTGATGACCGGACACAACATAGCCTGTTGAAAATGTTCCGCATGAGTGGTCCCAAAGATTTCGTGGAAAACTTTAAAGAACTCCGGGTTGTTCCGGTGTCTATTTCCTACGAATGGGAACCTTGTGACGATCTGAAAACAGATGAATTATACCAGAAAACCGTGGGTGAATACGTGAAAACCCCGGCAGCCGATATGCGAAGTATGCAACAAGGTTTATCCGGGTTCAAAGGGCGGGTTCATTTTGCCATCACCCCTCCCATTGATCACGAACTAATCGAGATCGACGAACAAGCCAATAACGGAGACCGGATCGCAGAGTTAGCCGCATTCATGGATGCTCGCATTCAAGGTAATTTCAAATTGTGGCCGAACAATTATATCGCCTACGATTTACTTCACAGCACGAATAAATTCGCTTCCAAATATAACGAGGAAGAAAAAGAAAACTTTATTCGTGTGATGGCAGAAAAATTGGAAAAATTAGAAGGGAACCGTTCTATCCTGAACAATATCTTCCTTGAAATTTATGCCAACCCGGTTAAAAACTCCATTGAACACAATTATTCATCACCAATATGCGAATAG
- a CDS encoding pyridoxal phosphate-dependent aminotransferase yields MPQISEKGMAMPSSPIRKLVPFADKAKERGIKVYHLNIGQPDIQTPDVALQALKTCNEKVIEYTHSAGNISYRKKLAKYYQNIGINIDENNIMITTGGSEAITIAFMSTLNPGDEIIIPEPFYANYTAFALMCGVKVKTVTSSIENNFALPPISEIEKVITPRTKGIVIVNPNNPTGYLYSKEELEQLAVIVKKHDLYLYADEVYREFCYDGYKHFSTMQLTGIEQNVILLDSVSKRYSECGLRVGALVTRNKDVMVAALKFGMARLCAPAIGQIIAEASLDTPVEYFESVYNEYIERRNFMVEALNKMPGVVCPKPRGAFYAVVKLPVDDADTFAKWLLEEFEYNKQTVMVAPASGFYSTPGLGKNEVRIAYVLKIEELKGAMETLAKALEVYPGRV; encoded by the coding sequence ATGCCACAGATCTCAGAAAAAGGAATGGCGATGCCTTCTTCGCCCATTCGTAAACTCGTTCCGTTCGCGGACAAAGCTAAAGAAAGAGGTATCAAAGTATACCACTTGAACATCGGACAACCGGACATTCAGACTCCCGATGTTGCATTGCAGGCATTGAAAACCTGTAACGAAAAAGTGATCGAATACACACATTCTGCAGGAAATATTTCTTACAGAAAAAAATTAGCCAAATATTACCAGAACATCGGTATCAACATCGATGAAAATAACATCATGATCACGACCGGAGGCTCTGAAGCCATTACGATCGCTTTCATGTCTACATTGAACCCGGGTGACGAAATTATTATCCCCGAACCATTCTACGCAAACTACACGGCTTTCGCCTTGATGTGCGGTGTAAAGGTAAAAACAGTTACTTCTTCTATCGAGAATAACTTCGCCTTGCCCCCAATCAGTGAAATCGAGAAAGTAATCACTCCCCGCACGAAAGGTATCGTGATCGTAAACCCGAATAACCCGACAGGCTACCTGTATTCCAAAGAAGAATTGGAACAATTAGCGGTTATCGTGAAAAAACATGATTTGTACCTGTATGCTGATGAGGTGTATCGTGAATTCTGTTATGACGGGTACAAGCACTTCTCTACCATGCAGCTGACAGGTATCGAGCAAAACGTTATCCTATTGGATTCCGTTTCAAAGAGATATAGCGAATGTGGATTACGCGTGGGAGCTTTAGTAACCCGCAACAAAGATGTTATGGTTGCTGCCTTGAAGTTCGGTATGGCTCGCCTGTGCGCCCCGGCTATCGGACAGATCATTGCCGAAGCATCGCTGGATACCCCGGTCGAATATTTCGAAAGCGTGTACAACGAGTATATCGAAAGACGCAATTTCATGGTGGAAGCCCTGAACAAAATGCCGGGAGTTGTTTGCCCGAAACCCAGAGGAGCTTTCTACGCCGTGGTAAAACTTCCCGTGGACGATGCCGATACATTTGCAAAATGGTTACTGGAAGAGTTTGAATACAACAAACAAACCGTAATGGTTGCCCCAGCCAGTGGATTCTATTCTACCCCAGGACTTGGGAAAAATGAAGTTCGTATCGCTTACGTACTCAAAATCGAGGAATTGAAAGGTGCCATGGAAACATTAGCCAAAGCACTCGAGGTATATCCCGGAAGAGTATAA
- a CDS encoding nucleoside recognition domain-containing protein, with amino-acid sequence MIVNFLRRCWQAIPSGIVCLAVIFALFGYIASVMGTPNMLNTIMKTAHDLLLNTVFYLMGICVITGALGRLFVEFGVVNLLEKMLRPLMRPLFNLPGVASLGAVMTFLSDNPAIISLSQDKRFSSYFKKYQFISLTNFGTAFGMGLLVIVFMVGQGFYYEPFIGLFGAFVGCIVSTRLMQRAILKSYPQYAEENACNETIVVEVEHKEEKTLFLRILNSLLDGGRTGVDIGIAIIPGVLIISTLVMILTFGPGTDGYTGAAYQGVEALPWLANKVDFIFRWLFGFTDPHLVAFPITALGAVGAALGLVPNFLTEGWIDGNAIAVFTAIGMCWSGYLSTHTAMLDSLGYRELTSKAILSHTVGGLVAGVTAHWLYILVSLF; translated from the coding sequence ATGATTGTAAATTTTCTTCGCCGGTGCTGGCAAGCTATTCCTAGCGGAATCGTTTGCCTTGCCGTAATCTTTGCCCTGTTCGGGTATATTGCTTCTGTCATGGGGACTCCGAATATGCTGAACACCATCATGAAAACGGCCCATGATTTATTACTAAATACCGTGTTCTATTTGATGGGTATCTGTGTCATAACTGGTGCTCTTGGACGATTGTTTGTCGAATTTGGCGTTGTCAACTTGCTTGAAAAAATGTTACGCCCATTGATGCGCCCGTTATTCAATTTACCGGGAGTGGCTTCTTTGGGAGCCGTGATGACATTCCTATCAGACAACCCGGCCATCATTTCCTTGTCCCAAGACAAACGCTTCAGCAGTTATTTCAAAAAGTACCAATTCATCTCCTTAACTAACTTTGGAACCGCTTTCGGTATGGGATTATTAGTCATTGTTTTCATGGTAGGACAAGGGTTTTATTATGAACCATTTATCGGACTATTCGGAGCATTTGTAGGTTGTATTGTTTCCACTCGCCTAATGCAACGAGCAATTCTGAAATCATACCCACAATACGCGGAAGAAAATGCCTGCAACGAAACAATCGTAGTAGAAGTGGAACATAAAGAAGAAAAGACCCTCTTTTTACGAATCCTTAACTCATTACTTGATGGGGGACGAACCGGGGTTGACATCGGTATTGCCATCATTCCGGGAGTGTTGATCATCTCTACGCTGGTAATGATCTTGACTTTCGGCCCAGGCACCGACGGATATACGGGTGCTGCTTACCAAGGAGTTGAGGCCCTCCCTTGGTTAGCAAATAAAGTTGATTTCATTTTCCGCTGGCTGTTCGGATTCACAGATCCACACTTAGTAGCATTCCCCATCACGGCTTTGGGTGCAGTAGGAGCCGCCCTCGGTCTAGTCCCCAATTTTTTGACGGAAGGTTGGATAGACGGAAACGCCATTGCTGTATTTACTGCCATCGGAATGTGTTGGAGTGGCTATCTCAGTACTCATACAGCCATGCTCGACTCGCTTGGCTATCGAGAACTTACCTCAAAAGCCATCTTGTCGCACACTGTCGGAGGTCTCGTCGCAGGAGTCACGGCACATTGGCTCTATATTTTAGTCTCTTTATTTTAA
- a CDS encoding porin, with product MKKILLTLLWGTCFFVVQAQEELLKLQAETRIDYQREYVDGRSIHSNSGFKGKYLNVIISGTIAKQFSYSYRQRLNKAHSDQSFFDATDWLYLTYRPDEHWGLSVGKQVVGIGGYEYDRAPIDLYFCSEYWNNIPCYQMGISADYTFNRKKDKVMFQLCQSPFRADADDIYSYNLMWYGSHGWFNTIYSVNMIEYQPDKYINYIALGHHLDFGKTALELDFMNRAADHQTYFFKNCSVMGELSYRPSESFNLFGKVTYDVNRTQVKADYCVHPGTELTHVGGGVEFYPLKNNKNLRLHAFYSYAFGHNGNTEGAIPPEQNILNIGIKWKVDFLSLKNKKINFN from the coding sequence ATGAAGAAAATACTCCTCACTTTACTTTGGGGTACTTGTTTTTTTGTTGTACAAGCTCAAGAAGAGTTACTAAAGTTACAGGCAGAAACGCGTATAGACTATCAGCGCGAGTACGTAGACGGAAGGTCTATCCATTCTAATTCCGGATTCAAAGGAAAATATTTAAATGTCATTATCAGCGGAACTATCGCAAAACAGTTTTCCTATTCCTACAGGCAACGTCTAAACAAAGCTCACTCGGACCAAAGTTTTTTTGATGCCACGGATTGGCTGTATTTAACCTATCGTCCCGATGAACACTGGGGCCTATCGGTCGGTAAACAGGTTGTAGGCATCGGGGGCTACGAATATGACCGTGCTCCTATAGATCTCTATTTCTGTTCGGAATATTGGAATAACATTCCCTGTTATCAAATGGGAATTAGCGCAGATTACACCTTTAACCGCAAGAAAGACAAGGTAATGTTTCAACTCTGCCAAAGCCCCTTCCGTGCCGACGCAGACGATATATATTCCTATAATCTTATGTGGTACGGCTCTCACGGCTGGTTTAATACCATCTATTCCGTGAATATGATCGAGTATCAACCCGACAAATATATCAACTACATCGCCTTAGGCCATCATTTGGACTTCGGGAAAACCGCCTTGGAACTCGATTTCATGAACCGGGCTGCCGATCATCAAACTTACTTTTTCAAAAATTGCTCGGTAATGGGTGAACTCTCCTATCGTCCATCGGAAAGCTTCAACTTATTCGGGAAAGTGACCTATGACGTAAACAGGACCCAAGTGAAGGCAGACTATTGTGTGCATCCCGGCACGGAACTTACTCACGTGGGCGGTGGGGTAGAATTTTACCCGCTAAAAAACAACAAGAATCTACGTTTACACGCATTCTATTCTTATGCTTTCGGTCATAACGGGAATACGGAAGGAGCCATTCCCCCCGAGCAAAATATCCTAAATATAGGAATAAAATGGAAAGTCGACTTCCTCTCTCTCAAGAATAAAAAAATAAATTTTAATTAG
- a CDS encoding Crp/Fnr family transcriptional regulator, with translation MKEEALLPDVSECISKFKLTFKNVIDSEIEALFVDTTIKFHKKGDYIYNEGARIKGCYFLFSGIVKIFQTGIAGKDQIIRFGKEGDIFGFRSVIRNEAACTSVETMSDCILCYIPNASLMHMITHSPSFAYEMMQIACKELGAANHYIRDIAQKSVKARLAEILLLIASDFGVEADGTLKLNVSREDLSNFVGTATETLIRLLSDLKNEGLVEIKGRKIKLLQRDKLQQIINS, from the coding sequence ATGAAAGAAGAGGCTTTATTACCAGACGTAAGCGAATGTATCAGTAAATTCAAGCTGACATTTAAAAACGTGATCGACTCGGAAATCGAGGCCTTGTTTGTCGACACTACCATTAAATTTCACAAAAAAGGAGATTATATCTATAACGAGGGAGCCCGTATCAAGGGCTGCTATTTTCTTTTTTCAGGTATCGTGAAGATTTTTCAAACCGGGATTGCCGGAAAAGACCAGATCATCCGTTTCGGGAAAGAAGGAGATATTTTCGGGTTCCGTTCTGTCATCCGCAATGAAGCAGCCTGTACTTCTGTGGAAACCATGTCTGACTGTATCTTATGTTATATCCCCAACGCCTCTTTAATGCACATGATTACCCACAGTCCCAGTTTCGCTTATGAAATGATGCAAATTGCCTGCAAAGAGCTGGGGGCTGCCAATCACTACATCCGGGATATCGCCCAAAAATCCGTGAAAGCCCGGTTGGCAGAAATCCTGCTACTGATAGCCTCGGATTTTGGGGTTGAAGCAGACGGCACGTTAAAACTCAACGTCTCGCGGGAAGACTTGAGCAATTTCGTGGGGACTGCCACGGAAACACTTATCCGGCTACTTTCGGACTTAAAAAACGAAGGACTCGTCGAGATAAAAGGGAGAAAAATAAAATTATTACAGCGAGATAAATTACAACAAATCATAAACAGCTGA
- the dxs gene encoding 1-deoxy-D-xylulose-5-phosphate synthase — translation MSEEKRNILDTINSPDDLKKVPEDDLIQLCKELREKIIDECSEHPGHFGAGLGVVELTVALHYVFNAPYDNIVWDVGHQAYPHKILTGRRDNFSTNRQYKGLSGFPKRSESKYDAFGTGHSSTSISAALGMAVAAKMNGEEDRQSVAIIGDGAMTGGLAFEGLNNAGINNANLLVILNDNNMAIDPNVGGINEYLLDITTSKTYNKLKDDIWHILGRINKISPGARNFIQKIDNSIKSLMLRQSNLFEALGFRYFGPVDGHDVNHLIKVLRDLKDIKGPKLLHCITVKGKGFKQAEIDQTTWHAPGKFNKETGEIIKESKPNTPPKFQDVFGHTILELAHRNPKIVGITPAMPSGCSLNIMMKEMPDRCFDVGIAEQHAVTFSAGLAAQGHVPFCNIYSSFMQRAFDQVIHDVALQKLNVVFCLDRGGLVGADGATHHGTFDLASFRCIPNMTIASPLNEEELRNMMYTAQLPDRGPFSIRYPRGCGTMVEWRTPFKELTIGKGRCLIEGDDIAIISIGAIGNEALKAIQKTTGRSVAFYDMRFLKPLDEELLHGIFHKFKKIITLEDGTIVGGLGSAVVEFMADHGYSAKIVRLGIPDHFVEHGSQQQLYHECGYDCESILQTICSI, via the coding sequence ATGAGTGAGGAAAAAAGAAATATACTAGACACTATAAATTCTCCCGATGATTTGAAAAAGGTGCCGGAAGACGACCTGATTCAATTATGCAAGGAGTTACGAGAGAAAATCATTGACGAGTGTTCGGAACACCCGGGACATTTTGGTGCCGGACTGGGAGTTGTTGAACTGACGGTAGCATTACACTACGTATTTAATGCCCCTTATGACAATATCGTATGGGATGTCGGCCATCAGGCTTATCCTCATAAAATTCTGACCGGAAGACGGGATAATTTCTCTACCAACCGACAATATAAAGGTCTTAGTGGGTTCCCGAAAAGAAGTGAAAGTAAATACGACGCTTTCGGAACAGGACACTCCTCGACATCTATTTCTGCCGCTTTAGGTATGGCAGTTGCAGCCAAGATGAACGGGGAGGAGGACCGACAGTCGGTTGCCATTATCGGAGATGGCGCCATGACCGGAGGATTGGCTTTTGAAGGTTTGAATAATGCCGGCATTAACAACGCCAACTTGTTAGTCATTCTAAATGATAATAACATGGCCATCGACCCGAATGTAGGCGGGATAAACGAGTATTTGCTGGACATCACGACCTCAAAGACTTACAACAAACTCAAGGATGACATCTGGCACATTCTTGGACGGATTAACAAGATCAGTCCTGGTGCCCGGAATTTTATCCAGAAAATAGATAATAGTATCAAATCACTCATGTTACGTCAAAGTAACCTGTTCGAGGCTCTTGGCTTCCGGTACTTCGGCCCCGTGGACGGCCACGATGTGAACCACCTCATCAAAGTCCTGCGGGATCTGAAAGATATAAAAGGCCCAAAACTTTTACACTGTATCACGGTGAAAGGAAAAGGCTTCAAACAGGCCGAGATAGACCAAACAACATGGCACGCCCCGGGGAAATTCAATAAAGAAACCGGGGAAATCATCAAAGAGAGTAAACCCAACACTCCACCTAAATTTCAAGACGTGTTCGGACATACCATATTGGAACTGGCACACAGGAACCCCAAAATCGTGGGTATAACGCCAGCCATGCCGAGCGGATGTTCCTTGAACATCATGATGAAAGAAATGCCGGATCGGTGTTTCGACGTGGGGATTGCCGAGCAACACGCTGTTACTTTTTCAGCCGGGTTAGCCGCACAAGGCCACGTCCCGTTCTGTAACATATATTCTTCTTTCATGCAACGCGCATTCGATCAAGTCATTCATGACGTGGCTCTTCAAAAGCTTAACGTCGTATTCTGTCTCGACCGGGGCGGTTTGGTTGGAGCCGATGGAGCCACGCACCACGGTACATTTGATCTGGCAAGCTTCCGGTGTATCCCAAACATGACGATCGCCTCCCCTCTGAACGAGGAAGAGTTACGAAATATGATGTACACGGCCCAACTACCGGACCGGGGACCTTTTTCTATCCGTTACCCGAGAGGCTGTGGAACCATGGTAGAATGGCGTACACCTTTTAAAGAATTAACCATCGGCAAAGGCCGTTGCCTCATTGAAGGTGACGACATTGCCATTATTTCTATTGGAGCTATCGGGAACGAAGCCTTAAAAGCGATACAAAAAACGACAGGCCGATCCGTCGCTTTTTACGATATGCGATTTCTCAAACCGCTAGATGAAGAATTACTTCACGGAATCTTTCACAAATTCAAAAAAATCATTACCTTAGAGGACGGAACTATTGTCGGTGGACTAGGTAGTGCAGTTGTCGAATTTATGGCGGACCACGGCTATTCGGCTAAAATCGTGCGGCTCGGAATTCCGGATCATTTCGTGGAACATGGAAGCCAACAGCAGCTTTATCACGAATGCGGGTATGATTGTGAATCGATCCTCCAGACAATCTGTTCGATATAA